In Helianthus annuus cultivar XRQ/B chromosome 9, HanXRQr2.0-SUNRISE, whole genome shotgun sequence, the following are encoded in one genomic region:
- the LOC110876490 gene encoding glutathione S-transferase T3-like, whose product MSQLQQMQQYQALQQIMQRNTFEQLQSQPPTSQPQPPVQLDDDDEEVVPESPPQELTRKKNKGKGKKVENVPETAPKSGSRAKGKPWTKVEEEALAMAFVKSSTCPIVGNNQTGSSFWKKTTDRFNTIMKHGPARDIESVSGKWHKMSKVINNFNQIYNQIYIYPPSGSNDEDILNLAIAKWDSQNSTPFPHF is encoded by the exons ATGTCTCAACTTCAACAAATGCAACAATACCAAGCACTCCAACAAATAATGCAACGCAACACGTTTGAACAACTCCAATCGCAACCGCCAACTTCCCAACCGCAACCCCCGGTTCAacttgacgatgatgatgaagaagtcgtCCCCGAATCGCCACCGCAAGAGCTCACGCGCAAAAAAAACAAGGGGAAGGGAAAGAAGGTTGAAAACGTACCCGAAACCGCGCCAAAAAGCGGTTCGAGAGCAAAGGGGAAACCTTGGACGAAAGTAGAGGAGGAGGCGCTAGCAATGGCGTTTGTTAAGTCCTCTACTTGCCCGATAGTCG gAAACAACCAAACGGGTAGTAGTTTTTGGAAGAAGACAACGGATAGATTTAACACGATTATGAAGCATGGTCCGGCTCGTGATATCGAATCCGTCTCGGGCAAGTGGCATAAAATGAGCAAGGTCATCAATAACTTTAACCAGATTTATAACCAAATTTACATTTATCCTCCTAGCGGGAGTAACGACGAGGACATTCTTAACCTTGCTATCGCCAAGTGGGACTCTCAAAATTCAACGCCTTTCCCGCACTTCTGA
- the LOC110878949 gene encoding uncharacterized protein LOC110878949: protein MKRSISMRMILPMMKKNKDEQDVNVKNKRLLITVNVAGSSGPLRFVVNDDDKVSTVIDSSLKLYARGGRLPILGSDFNNFILYASDAESALSSSEEIGSCGGRNFVLYTKKNNQVPKASSRMITRQHSGRWKACIICLAQ, encoded by the exons ATGAAGAGAAGTATTTCGATGAGAATGATCTTACCCATGATGAAAAAGAACAAAGATGAACAAGATGTAAATGTTAAGAATAAGCGGCTTTTGATCACTGTGAATGTTGCTGGAAGTTCTGGGCCTTTGAGATTTgttgtgaatgatgatgataAGGTTTCGACCGTTATAGATTCATCACTAAAGCTGTATGCTCGTGGTGGCCGCCTTCCTATTCTTGGGTCGGATTTCAACAACTTCATACTTTATGCATCCGACGCAGAATCAG cattgagttcaagtgaagaaatagGATCTTGTGGTGGGAGAAATTTCGTGTTATACACGAAGAAGAACAATCAAGTACCTAAAGCAAGTTCAAGGATGATTACACGACAACATAGCGGACGTTGGAAGGCATGTATCATTTGCTTAGCTCAATAA